The following are from one region of the Girardinichthys multiradiatus isolate DD_20200921_A chromosome 9, DD_fGirMul_XY1, whole genome shotgun sequence genome:
- the LOC124874453 gene encoding uncharacterized protein LOC124874453, protein MTENKWSFPPSYPLNGDKLALAKSIIATFPSLSVHVAGQGEGFLDSEFGRLTGEKADLFLCKWEANIIPILKPVAAMEPRLCTLLKGIEDMTEDEACYTMLVLLTHVLPPVGVSRCSAKTTITYLLDFVLPGTRIASLCSDSSASSTNHQPRLMCIGDLGSLKQYVIVAKNDKVTIPREDGLKCAVDKLFKLYWVCNLSYPPQLCRVLYIL, encoded by the exons ATGACTGAGAATAAGTGGTCTTTTCCCCCCAGTTATCCTCTTAATGGAGACAAGCTGGCCTTAGCAAAGAGCATTATTGCCACCTTCCCATCTCTGAGTGTCCATGTGGCTGGACAAGGGGAGGGATTT ctggactcagaatttggaaggcTCACAGGTGAAAAGGCAGACCTATTCCTTTGTAAATGGGAGGCCAACATCATACCAATACTCAAACCCGTGGCTGCTATGGAACCAAGACTGTGCACTCTTTTGAAAGGGATTGAAGACATGACCGAAG aTGAGGCTTGTTACACAATGCTTGTGTTGTTAACACATGTACTACCCCCTGTTGGTGTCAGTCGTTGTAGCGCCAAGACAACAATAACGTACCTTCTGGATTTTGTGCTG CCTGGAACAAGAATAGCATCACTGTGCAGTgattcctctgcttcatcaacGAATCATCAGCCCCGGCTGATGTGCATCGGTGACCTGGGGTCATTGAAGCAGTATGTCATTGTTGCTAAGAATGACAAAGTCACCATCCCTCGAGAGGATGGTCTCAAGTGTGCTGTGGACAAGCTTTTCAAACTCTACTGGGTCTGCAACTTGTCTTATCCTCCACAACTCTGCCGTGTTCTTTACATTCTTTGA